A window of Rubricoccus marinus contains these coding sequences:
- the epsC gene encoding serine O-acetyltransferase EpsC has translation MQALFDLDAFAADVQAQREAHVQRAPSVEQAEAVVDAALALLFPAYARGGDVRAEALRFQDLVRDLLTPVVPERAGPLAAATLAELPRLRQRLCEDAEATASGDPAAESVDEVVLAYPGFFATAVHRLAHCLWRQSVPLVPRLLAEVAHRQTGVDIHPGAQIGHSFAIDHGTGVVIGETAIVGDRVRVFQGVTLGALFVEKALAQTKRHPTIEDDVVLYANATVLGGETVVGAGSTVGGNVWLTRSVPPGSVVTHKAQLRTQDGRTQPMPEYVI, from the coding sequence ATGCAAGCCCTCTTCGATCTCGACGCCTTCGCCGCAGATGTGCAGGCCCAGCGGGAGGCGCATGTCCAGCGCGCGCCGTCGGTGGAGCAGGCCGAGGCCGTCGTGGACGCCGCGCTCGCGCTGCTTTTCCCGGCCTACGCTAGAGGCGGCGACGTGCGCGCCGAGGCGCTCCGCTTCCAGGACCTCGTGCGCGACCTCCTGACGCCCGTCGTGCCCGAGCGCGCCGGGCCTCTGGCGGCGGCCACGCTCGCCGAGCTCCCGCGCCTGCGCCAGAGGCTGTGCGAGGACGCCGAGGCCACGGCCTCTGGCGACCCGGCGGCCGAGAGCGTGGACGAGGTGGTGCTGGCGTACCCCGGCTTTTTCGCGACGGCTGTGCACCGCCTCGCGCACTGCCTCTGGCGGCAGAGCGTGCCGCTCGTGCCGCGCCTGCTCGCCGAGGTCGCGCACCGGCAGACGGGCGTCGACATCCACCCGGGCGCGCAGATCGGGCACTCGTTCGCCATCGACCACGGCACGGGCGTCGTGATCGGCGAGACCGCCATCGTGGGCGACCGCGTGCGCGTGTTTCAGGGCGTCACGCTCGGCGCGCTGTTCGTCGAGAAGGCCCTTGCGCAGACCAAGCGCCACCCCACGATCGAGGACGACGTCGTGCTCTACGCCAACGCGACCGTCCTCGGCGGCGAGACGGTCGTCGGCGCGGGCAGCACAGTCGGCGGCAACGTGTGGCTGACGCGCTCGGTCCCGCCCGGCTCGGTCGTGACGCACAAAGCGCAGCTCCGCACGCAGGACGGCCGCACGCAGCCCATGCCCGAGTACGTCATCTAG
- the cysK gene encoding cysteine synthase A, with translation MPFDNVLATIGDTPHVKINRLFGPDANVWIKLERANPGGSIKDRIALSMVEAAEASGALKPGGTIVEPTSGNTGVGLAMVGAVKGYRVILAMPESMSVERRRLMAAYGAEFVLTPAADGMKGAIAGAQKVLDETEGAWMPQQFENPANPAIHEETSAREIVADFPDGLDALITGVGTGGHITGVAHVLKREMTGVQVFAVEPEASNVISGGEPGPHPIQGIGAGWLPANLDTDALDGAIQVSGEEAKEYARRAAREEGLLIGISSGASLAAVAKKLPELEPGARVLTYCYDTGERYLSVEDLFSMPENG, from the coding sequence ATGCCGTTCGACAATGTCCTCGCCACCATCGGCGACACCCCCCACGTCAAGATCAACCGCCTCTTCGGCCCCGACGCCAACGTCTGGATCAAGCTGGAGCGGGCCAACCCCGGCGGCTCCATCAAGGACCGCATCGCGCTCTCGATGGTCGAGGCCGCCGAGGCATCTGGCGCGCTTAAGCCCGGCGGGACGATCGTGGAGCCGACGAGCGGCAACACGGGCGTCGGCCTCGCGATGGTGGGCGCCGTAAAGGGCTACCGCGTGATCCTCGCGATGCCCGAGTCCATGTCCGTCGAGCGCCGTCGCCTCATGGCAGCCTACGGCGCCGAGTTCGTCCTCACGCCAGCGGCCGACGGCATGAAGGGCGCGATCGCGGGCGCGCAGAAGGTGCTCGATGAGACCGAGGGCGCGTGGATGCCGCAGCAGTTCGAGAACCCCGCCAACCCGGCGATCCACGAAGAGACCAGCGCGAGAGAGATCGTCGCCGACTTCCCGGATGGCCTCGACGCTCTTATCACGGGCGTCGGGACCGGCGGCCACATCACGGGCGTGGCGCACGTGCTCAAGCGCGAGATGACCGGCGTCCAGGTCTTCGCCGTCGAGCCCGAGGCGTCCAACGTGATCTCGGGCGGCGAGCCGGGCCCGCACCCCATCCAGGGCATCGGCGCCGGCTGGCTCCCCGCCAACCTCGACACCGACGCGCTCGACGGCGCGATCCAGGTCTCGGGCGAGGAGGCCAAGGAGTACGCCCGCCGCGCCGCTCGCGAGGAAGGCCTGCTGATCGGCATCTCCTCTGGCGCCTCGCTCGCGGCCGTCGCGAAGAAGCTGCCGGAGCTAGAGCCCGGCGCCCGCGTGCTGACCTACTGCTACGACACCGGCGAGCGGTACCTCTCCGTCGAGGACCTCTTCTCGATGCCGGAGAACGGCTGA